In Oryzias melastigma strain HK-1 linkage group LG10, ASM292280v2, whole genome shotgun sequence, a single window of DNA contains:
- the LOC112153168 gene encoding SH2 domain-containing protein 1A → MENLPIYHGPIGKEEGERRLGQDGRDGCYLIRNSDSLAGVYCLCVLCKGFVYTYRLYQDDTGSWAAETTPGVPKRCFRQIKNLIRAFQKAEQGIAMPLLYPITAQGRADTQSLGSLSPPPGGHRSSIQQQMPNAVQKNRNQKEVRQTYG, encoded by the exons ATGGAAAATTTACCTATTTACCACGGACCCATCGGCAAGGAGGAGGGCGAGCGGCGGCTGGGCCAGGACGGGCGTGACGGGTGTTATCTGATCCGTAACAGCGACTCGTTGGCAGGCGTTTACTGCCTGTGTGTGCT GTGCAAGGGTTTCGTCTACACCTACAGACTCTACCAGGACGACACCGGTTCATGGGCGGCAGAA ACAACCCCCGGCGTGCCGAAACGGTGTTTTCGACAGATCAAGAATCTGATAAGAGCCTTCCAAAAGGCCGAGCAGGGAATCGCCATGCCGCTGCTGTACCCCATCACCGCCCAGGGGCGGGCGGACACCCAGTCGCTCGGCAGCCTGTCGCCGCCTCCCGGCGGTCATCGCTCTTCCATCCAGCAGCAGATGCCGAATGCCGTTCAGAAAAACAGGAACCAGAAGGAGGTGCGGCAAACTTATGGTTAG